One genomic window of Daphnia pulex isolate KAP4 chromosome 12, ASM2113471v1 includes the following:
- the LOC124209456 gene encoding vitellogenin-like isoform X3, producing MKKAVASKLQLHVSGSRSVESASRNFGLPTEDSYDDVNSVFKVFESGVTGECETLYEIAPLSDALIRSDSKLNPMPKLCVEGTFFQVVKTKDYSKCRLNKPVYTIIAPSGWQCKSGVAACGTARSRSSVNRYIACGSLESFTLLKMTHQGEVRTSPYAYDTEQLRSLSLMKLTLQAVRHASSSSAWPPKDLDSGLAIGSLVYSFPGTNASSSSWLSDGLMRMPLLRDPDQLHQGVDNLLEEVDRLLAKAVDQMEVSQEEAAVDTISAISHLVRHLDYQKISSLVGEIGHRSTLERSILLDAVIAAGSNPTVTFLKEAILSRRLTKSESLQAISGFPLYVRTPTAELLNELFTMLKATSAFSGSERPIYHSAMMSVSQLAHVACVNVSEARTRFPAGLYGDFCQPNDAFITSRLVPLLYKEINGGGSIEDKMVALTALGEIGHESILSVVLPIIKAKGDYSPLIRTKAVISLHKIAHDSNTKVIQVLSTTFQNPNESSEVRMAAFTLLILANPPAYRWQRIAVSTWFEHSAQVASFVYTTLSSLASNIEPVENLKELSEKAQIVLPLAKRVPLGLKYSYNLKRSQLVAERNAGAEFHSEMFNSEESIFPKSLYSRLSWVLGPYHFDIFEFEAYGENWRSAWDRIVAKFNPSSENGDSSQSRNSGRFREFDLHPDLRRVKKQLNAKSPIPAQDAGSADAFLHLSLMKAVHHFTSFDEAGITDLIQSLWASSSVSVKREFSRRKWMPLTHAEVLVPSTLGFMISTRTQTQVLTSFKGDMQITNGGFSDFMDLKKWASSASIKNLGLELDVKPTIVVKLMASMSVNVEFTKAIPVSGVDTHVTLSLPGRLTLGVELDNWKLMTAWKPASSGPAGLTTLYHYRVRPFTALQALGTDLPINPSPGESKDVHAFGVTPQTHQYPVGGKTGLKLDWTSRSELPASANHRSIWQEPLSKILMDANFALLPVSLHLQSYRVTLDPIASETTKIVFSLNLDAADKLDRGTQVYSTGSKSPAAIKEPANRIQYLSNNMEPQIKKKLNKVLGPVPKGSAIHVDAKFIMEKMGSPPKIYGASFAGAYGTEGTKLAVNAQLELPINQEVSDPFTLCIEGGGNYPRLPSLDRRTLIETAMEASWNANIGFGDSCSDHQIVVDVGMRRSETFGRYVEDSPENRDCIMHESRGEFSHEQCLAVKELATVLDEYDATVKYGHMLPILLNATLGMEGWLKSKFYPHLSENRVGVNNANKQLRISAKVQPSLSAVDLMFFKPQSNTLFRKLPLSDTDNVVFPISAKSSFIERLIDNTISDGFAPICRLERNSITTFDKVQYNAHINDCEHVVLTVPGIETLAVLMRQDGENKTVTLLVGRDKLEVSAASLKIRYNDMDVVVTEDQPLEVHHAEQANQSSSRPSIGVYKIGPAAFKLSSHSHDIHIVSDASSSVTVKAPRSFQGKMIGLCGNMDGEIVSELRDPQRCTLSSGTLMAASYQLNDGHQGRTCLGLPDKVRGQLREEQNTCHNKHDRDSKEPPIYPSPPSSPPTDSCIIRRTLVVVRSSDEARCFSTSIVKECRASCYGPSKPTIIGFHCVTNPKLGEELEQEAKHKVLTFMLGKKEDIRTTRYLPTVCRPNVEQVDSTFT from the exons atgaaaaaagcCGTGGCGTCCAAGTTGCAGCTGCACGTCTCTGGCAGCCGAAGTGTCGAGTCAGCGTCGCGCAACTTTGGCCTGCCAACGGAAGACTCTTATGACGACGTCAACTCTGTCTTCAAAGTCTTTGAG AGCGGTGTGACTGGCGAGTGTGAAACCCTCTACGAGATCGCCCCGTTATCGGATGCCCTCATTCGCTCCGACAGCAAACTCAACCCCATGCCCAAGCTGTGCGTCGAAGGGACTTTCTTCCAAGTGGTCAAGACCAAGGACTACAGCAAGTGTCGGCTCAACAAACCCGTCTACACCATCATCGCTCCTTCCGGATGGCAATGCAAATCGGGCGTGGCCGCTTGCGGAACAGCTCGTTCG CGCTCTTCCGTCAATCGTTACATCGCCTGCGGCAGCTTGGAATCCTTCACGTTATTGAAGATGACGCATCAAGGAGAAGTGAGGACCAGTCCGTACGCCTACGACACGGAGCAGCTCAGGTCTCTTTCGCTGATGAAGTTGACGCTGCAGGCCGTCCGCCACGCTTCGTCTTCTTCGGCCTGGCCGCCCAAGGATTTGGACAGTGGACTGGCCATCGGATCGCTAGTCTATTCCTTCCCGGGAACGaacgccagcagcagcagttggctTTCGGACGGACTGATGCGGATGCCTCTCCTGCGCGATCCCGACCAACTCCACCAGGGCGTCGACAACCTTCTGGAAGAGGTGGATCGCCTTCTGGCCAAGGCCGTCGATCAAATGGAAGTTAGTCAAGAGGAAGCAGCTGTCGATACGATTTCAGCCATTTCACATCTCGTCCGACACTTGGACTACCAGAAAATCAGTTCACTCGTTGGCGAAATTGGCCATCGCTCGACTCTTGAGAG GAGCATCTTGCTGGATGCAGTGATTGCAGCTGGCAGCAATCCAACAGTGACCTTCTTGAAAGAAGCCATTCTGAGCCGACGACTAACCAAGTCAGAGAGTTTGCAAGCCATTTCCGGTTTCCCGTTGTACGTGCGCACGCCGACAGCCGAGCTTCTTAACGAACTTTTT ACTATGCTGAAAGCCACCAGCGCTTTTTCAGGATCGGAACGGCCCATCTATCACTCGGCGATGATGTCCGTTTCCCAACTGGCGCACGTGGCCTGTGTTAACGTCAGCGAAGCTCGAACTCGTTTTCCGGCTGGACTCTACGGCGACTTTTGCCAACCCAACGACGCTTTCATTACCAGCCGACTGGTCCCGCTCCTCTACAAAGAAATCAACGGAGGGGGCTCAATCGAAGACAAAATGGTTGCACTGACGGCCCTCGGAGAAATCGGCCACGAATCCATTCTCTCCGTCGTTCTTCCCATTATTAAAGCTAAG GGTGATTATTCTCCGCTCATCAGGACCAAGGCTGTAATCAGTCTGCACAAAATTGCTCACGATTCCAACACAAAGGTCATCCAAGTCCTGTCAACTACTTTCCAGAATCCAAACGAGAGTAGTGAA GTTCGTATGGCAGCTTTCACGCTGCTCATTTTAGCCAATCCTCCGGCGTATAGGTGGCAGAGGATCGCCGTTTCCACTTGGTTTGAACATAGCGCTCAG GTAGCCTCCTTCGTGTACACGACTCTTTCCAGCTTGGCTAGCAACATTGAACCGGTCGAGAACTTAAAAGAATT ATCGGAGAAGGCACAAATTGTGTTGCCGTTAGCCAAACGCGTTCCCTTAGGTTTGAAATATTCATACAATTTGAAACGGTCTCAGTTGGTGGCAGAACGCAACGCCGGCGCCGAGTTCCACAGCGAAATGTTTAATTCTGAAGAGTCCATCTTCCCCAAAAGTTTGTACAGTCGGCTCAGTTGGGTTCTGGGGCCATACCACTTTGACATTTTCGAG TTTGAAGCGTACGGAGAAAACTGGAGAAGTGCCTGGGACCGAATTGTGGCCAAATTCAACCCGTCCTCGGAGAACGGTGACAGTTCTCAATCAAGAAATAGCGGCCGCTTCCGCGAATTCGACCTGCATCCAGACCTGCGCCGAGTGAAGAAACAGCTCAACGCCAAAAGTCCCATTCCAGCACAGGACGCCGGATCGGCGGACGCCTTCTTGCATCTGAGTTTGATGAAAGCTGTTCATCATTTCACTTCCTTCGACGAGGCAGGCATTACCGACTTAATACAAA GTCTATGGGCTTCCAGTAGCGTCTCTGTCAAGCGCGAATTTTCCCGTCGCAAGTGGATGCCTTTGACTCACGCTGAAGTTCTGGTGCCAAGCACGCTTGGCTTCATGATTAGTACACGCACTCAGACTCAAGTTTTGACATCTTTCAAAG GTGATATGCAAATCACCAACGGAGGCTTCAGCGATTTTATGGATTTGAAGAAATGGGCTAGTTCCGCCTCTATCAAGAATCTGGGTCTTGAACTTGACGTCAAGCCAac AATAGTCGTCAAATTGATGGCCAGCATGAGTGTCAACGTGGAATTCACTAAAGCGATACCAGTTTCGGGCGTTGACACTCACGTGACCCTTAGTCTACCTGGCCGGTTAACTCTTGGTGTCGAACTAGACAACTGGAAATTGATGACGGCCTGGAAGCCGGCTTCATCGGGACCGGCTGGGCTTACCACCCTTTATCACTACCGGGTCCGGCCGTTCACGGCTCTACAGGCTCTCGGCACGGACCTGCCAATTAATCCTAGTCCCGGTGAATCAAAAGATGTTCATGCATTTGGAGTGACTCCTCAGACG CATCAATATCCAGTCGGGGGCAAGACCGGATTGAAATTGGATTGGACAAGCAGGAGTGAACTTCCAGCTTCGGCCAATCATCGATCCATTTGGCAAGAACCACTTTCCAAAATCCTCATGGACGCGAACTTTGCTCTCCTTCCTGTTTCACTCCACCTTCAGTCTTACCGCGTTACTCTGGATCCAATTGCCTCCgaaaccaccaaaattgtCTTCTCCTTGAATCTCG ATGCAGCAGATAAGTTGGATAGAGGAACTCAAGTGTACAGCACAGGTTCGAAATCACCTGCCGCCATCAAAGAACCGGCCAATCGCATTCAGTACCTGTCAAACAATATGGaacctcaaatcaagaagaaacTTAACAAG GTTCTGGGCCCTGTACCAAAAGGATCGGCCATTCACGTGGACGCCAAGTTTATCATGGAAAAAATGGGTTCACCGCCTAAGATTTATGGTGCCTCTTTTGCTGGAGCATACGGAACGGAAGGCACCAAACTGGCCGTTAATGCTCAGCTGGAATTACCCATCAATCAAGAAGTGTCGGATCCGTTTACC TTATGCATTGAAGGAGGCGGAAACTATCCGCGACTACCTTCCCTGGACCGACGTACTTTGATTGAGACAGCAATGGAAGCTTCTTGGAACGCCAACATTGGTTTTGGAGACTCTTGTTCTGACCATCAGATCGTTGTTGAT GTTGGCATGAGACGCAGCGAAACGTTTGGGCGATACGTGGAAGATTCGCCAGAGAATCGAGATTGCATCATGCACGAATCTCGTGGAGAATTCAGCCATGAGCAATGTCTGGCTGTCAAGGAGCTTGCCACCGTGCTGGACGAGTACGACGCCACCGTCAAATACGGCCAC ATGTTACCCATACTGTTGAACGCCACGCTGGGCATGGAAGGCTGGCTGAAAAGCAAATTCTATCCGCACCTGTCGGAAAATCGAGTCGGAGTCAATAACGCCAACAAGCAGCTGCGAATCTCCGCCAAAGTTCAACCGTCCTTGTCGGCCGttgatttgatgtttttcaagCCGCAGTCCAACACTTTGTTCCGTAAACTTCCGCTTTCCGACACGGACAATGTGGTTTTCCCAATCAGCGCCAAGAGTTCTTTCATCGAGAGATTGATCGACAACACCATCAGCGATGGATTTGCTC CGATTTGTCGCTTGGAAAGGAATAGCATTACGACGTTCGACAAAGTGCAATACAACGCGCACATCAACGACTGTGAGCATGTCGTGTTGACGGTTCCAGGCATCGAGACGCTGGCCGTGCTGATGCGTCAAGATGGCGAGAACAAA ACCGTTACCCTGTTGGTTGGAAGAGATAAATTGGAAGTGTCCGCAGCCAGCCTAAAAATTCGATACAATGACATGGACGTGGTCGTCACCGAGGATCAACCACTCGAGGTTCATCATGCAGAGCAGGCTAATCAGTCAAGCTCACGACCGTCCATTGGAGTGTATAAG ATCGGGCCAGCTGCATTCAAGCTTTCTTCACACAGCCATGACATTCACATAGTCTCCGACGCCTCCAGCAGCGTCACTGTCAAG gcacCCAGATCATTCCAAGGAAAGATGATCGGCCTTTGTGGTAACATGGATGGAGAAATCGTTTCCGAGTTGCGTGATCCTCAGCGTTGCACACTCTCATCAGGAACCTTGATGGCCGCTTCTTACCAACTGAACGATGGCCACCAAGGAAGGACGTGCTTGGGTCTACCCGACAAAGTCCGCGGCCAGCTACG TGAGGAGCAAAATACCTGCCACAACAAACATGATCGAGACTCAAAGGAACCCCCCATTTATCCTTCGCCTCCAAGCTCCCCACCTACTGATAGTTGCATAATTCGGCGAACACTTGTGGTAGTACGTAGTTCCGATGAAGCCAGATGTTTTTCAACTAGCATCGTGAAAGAATGCCGAGCATCCTGCTACGGCCCTTCCAAGCCCACTATA ATTGGATTTCACTGTGTTACGAACCCAAAATTAGGCGAAGAGTTGGAACAAGAGGCAAAGCATAAAGTGTTGACTTTTATGCTCGGCAAGAAAGAAGACATCCGCACAACGCGCTACTTACCGACTGTTTGTCGACCCAATGTTGAACAGGTTGACTCTACGTTCACCTAG